Proteins encoded within one genomic window of Bacillus sp. 1NLA3E:
- a CDS encoding N-acetyldiaminopimelate deacetylase: MTLHPFVEIRRELHQIPELGFQEFKTQKYLLDYLNTLPKERIEIRTWETGLVVRVKGSSANKTIAYRTDIDGLPISEETELPFHSQHPGNMHACGHDFHMSIALGVLTHFVENQIDDHLVFIFQPAEEGPGGAEPMLNSNVLDGWEPDMIMALHIAPEYPVGTIAVKPGLLFANTSELFIDLKGKGGHAAYPHQTIDMVLAACTLVTQLQSVVSRNVDPLDSAVITIGKIAGGTVQNIIAERARLEGTIRTLSAESMEKVQARVQAIVNGIEVGFQCQAKVDFGAMYYQVYNHHELTLEFMDFVANHTDMKVVECKEAMTGEDFGYMLKDIPGFMFWLGVESEYGLHHSKLLPNEKAIEEGIAGIINYINFKGNR; this comes from the coding sequence ATGACCTTACATCCTTTTGTAGAAATAAGAAGAGAACTTCATCAAATACCAGAACTAGGATTTCAGGAATTTAAGACCCAAAAATACCTGTTAGATTACCTAAATACCCTTCCAAAAGAAAGAATCGAAATAAGGACTTGGGAAACAGGACTTGTTGTGAGAGTGAAAGGAAGCTCGGCTAATAAAACAATAGCCTATCGAACAGACATAGATGGATTACCAATATCAGAAGAAACGGAACTGCCTTTTCATTCTCAACACCCTGGCAATATGCATGCCTGTGGCCATGATTTTCATATGAGTATAGCATTAGGAGTCCTAACGCATTTTGTGGAAAATCAAATCGATGATCATTTAGTATTTATTTTTCAACCAGCAGAAGAGGGTCCTGGTGGGGCTGAACCGATGTTAAACTCTAATGTATTGGATGGATGGGAGCCAGATATGATTATGGCACTCCATATTGCTCCTGAATATCCTGTTGGAACAATCGCAGTAAAACCTGGTCTTCTTTTCGCTAATACGTCGGAATTATTTATCGATTTAAAAGGAAAAGGAGGACACGCTGCTTATCCACATCAAACCATTGATATGGTTTTAGCTGCATGTACATTAGTAACACAGCTACAATCTGTCGTTTCCAGAAACGTTGACCCATTAGATAGTGCGGTTATCACAATTGGGAAAATAGCGGGGGGTACTGTTCAAAACATAATTGCCGAAAGAGCGCGTTTAGAAGGTACAATCCGCACCCTCTCGGCAGAATCGATGGAAAAAGTACAGGCAAGGGTTCAAGCCATTGTAAATGGCATAGAAGTTGGTTTCCAATGTCAAGCCAAGGTTGATTTTGGCGCAATGTATTATCAAGTATATAATCATCACGAATTAACCTTAGAGTTTATGGACTTTGTTGCAAACCATACGGATATGAAGGTCGTAGAATGTAAGGAAGCCATGACTGGAGAAGATTTTGGATATATGTTAAAGGATATTCCTGGTTTCATGTTTTGGTTAGGCGTGGAGTCTGAATATGGACTTCATCATTCAAAATTACTTCCAAATGAAAAAGCAATAGAGGAAGGAATCGCAGGGATCATAAATTATATTAATTTTAAAGGAAATCGTTGA